A single Macaca mulatta isolate MMU2019108-1 chromosome 15, T2T-MMU8v2.0, whole genome shotgun sequence DNA region contains:
- the RABL6 gene encoding rab-like protein 6 isoform X3 has translation MFSALKKLVGSEQAPGRDKNIPAGLQSMNQALQRRFAKGVQYNMKIVIRGDRNTGKTALWHRLQGRPFVEEYIPTQEIQVTSIHWSYKTTDDIVKVEVWDVVDKGKCKKRGDGLKMENDPQEAESDMALDAEFLDVYKSCNGVVMMFDITKQWTFNYILRELPKVPTHVPVCVLGNYRDMGEHRVILPDDVRDFIDNLDSRPPGSSYFRYAESSMKNSFGLKYLHKFFNIPFLQLQRETLLRQLETNQLDMDATLEELSVQQETEDQNYGIIPPHGKVHLLPSGHLCMEPPKAVPQNRSEMTFRGAEHSFLEMMEARSRGHASPLVANGQSPSSGSQSPVVPPGAVSTGSSSPGTPQPAPQLPLNAAPPSSVPPAPPSEALPPPACPSAPAPRRSIISRLFGTSPAAEAAPPPPEPVLAAEAPAAVQSVEDFVPDDRLDRSFLEDATPARDEKKVGAKAAQQDSDSDAEALGSNPLVAGFQDDVDLEDQPRGSSPPPAGPVPSQNITLSSEEEAEVVDPPKGPAPAPQQCSEPETKWSSTPASKPRRGTAPTRAAAPPRPGGASVRTGPEKHSSTRPPAEIEPGKGEQASSSESDPEGPIAAQMLSFVMDDPDFESEASDTQRRDEFPVRDDPSDVTDEDEALAQPPPPPKLPLPTFRLKNDSDLFGLGLEEAGPKESSEEGKEGKTPSKEKKKKKKGKEQEEKAAKKKSKHKKSKDKEEGKEERRRRQQRPPRSRERTAADELEAFLGGGAPGGRHPGGGDYEEL, from the exons TGAAAATAGTGATCCGGGGAGACAGGAACACGGGCAAGACAGCGCTGTGGCACCGCCTGCAGGGCCGGCCGTTCGTGGAGGAGTACATCCCCACGCAGGAGATCCAGGTCACCAGCATCCACTGGAGCTACAAGA CCACGGATGACATCGTGAAGGTTGAAGTCTGGGATGTGGTAGACAAAG gaaaatgcAAAAAGCGAGGCGACGGCTTAAAGATGGAGAACGACCCCCAGGAG GCGGAGTCTGACATGGCCCTGGATGCCGAGTTCCTGGACGTGTACAAGAGCTGCAACGGCGTGGTCATGATGTTTGACATCACCAAGCAGTG GACCTTCAATTATATTCTCCGGGAGCTTCCGAAAGTGCCCACCCATGTGCCAGTGTGCGTGCTGGGGAACTACCGGGACATGGGCGAGCACCGAGTCATCCTGCCGGACGACGTGCGTGACTTCATCGACAACCTGGACAG CAGACCTCCAGGTTCCTCCTACTTCCGCTACGCTGAGTCTTCCATGAAGAACAGCTTTGGCCTAAAGTATCTTCATAAGTTCTTCAATATCCCATTTTTGCAGCTTCAG AGGGAGACGCTACTGCGGCAGCTGGAGACAAACCAGCTGGACATGGACGCCACACTGGAGGAGCTGTCAGTGCAGCAGGAGACGGAGGACCAGAACTACGGCAT AATCCCCCCTCACGGGAAGGTCCACTTGCTGCCATCTGGCCACCTCTGCATGGAGCCCCCAAAGGCTGTGCCTCAGAACAGATCCGAAATGACTTTCCGGGGAGCTGAACACAG CTTCCTGGAGATGATGGAGGCTCGCAGCCGCGGCCATGCGTCCCCACTGGTGGCCAACGGGCAGAGCCCATCCTCGGGCTCCCAGTCACCGGTGGTGCCTCCAGGCGCTGTGTCCACGGGGAGCTCCAGCCCCGGCACACCCCAGCCCGCCCCACAGCTGCCCCTCAATGCCGCCCCACCATCCTCTGTGCCCCCTGCACCACCCTCAGAGGCCCTGCCGCCACCTGCGTGCCCCTCAGCCCCCGCCCCGCGGCGCAGCATCATCTCGAGGCTGTTTGGGACGTCACCTGCCGCCGAGGCAGCCCCTCCACCTCCAG AGCCAGTCCTGGCCGCCGAGGCCCCAGCAGCAGTGCAGAGCGTGGAGGACTTCGTTCCCGACGACCGCCTGGACCGCAGCTTCCTGGAAGATGCGACCCCCGCCAGGGACGAGAAGAAGGTGGGGGCCAAGGCTGCCCAGCAGGACAGCGACAG TGATGCGGAGGCCCTGGGCAGCAACCCGCTGGTGGCAGGGTTCCAGGACGATGTGGACCTCGAAGACCAGCCACGTGGGAGTTCCCCACCGCCCGCTGGTCCCGTCCCCAGTCAGAACATCACTCTTTCAAGTGAGGAGGAAGCAGAAGTGGTGGATCCCCCAAAAGGCCCTGCCCCGGCTCCCCAGCAGTGCTCAGAGCCAGAGACCAAGTG GTCCTCCACACCAGCTTCAAAGCCACGGAGGGGGACAGCTCCCACGAGGGCCGCAGCACCGCCCCGGCCAGGCGGTGCCTCTGTTCGCACAGGTCCGGAAAAGCACAGCAGCACCAGGCCCCCTGCTGAGATTGAGCCGGGGAAGGGTGAGCAGGCGTCCTCATCCGAGAGTGACCCCGAGGGGCCCATCGCTGCACAGATGCTGTCCTTTGTCATGGATGACCCCGACTTTGAGAGCGAGGCGTCAGACACACAGCGCAGG GATGAGTTTCCCGTGCGAGATGACCCCTCCGATGTGACTGACGAGGACGAGGCCCTTGCTCagccgcccccgccccccaagctccctctccccaccttcaGACTGAAGAATGACTCGGACCTCTtcgggctggggctggaggaggctgGGCCCAAGGAGAGCAGCGAGGAAG GTAAGGAGGGCAAAACCCCCTctaaggagaagaagaagaagaagaaaggcaaaGAG CAGGAAGAAAAGGCTGCCAAGAAGAAGAGCAAACATAAGAAGAGCAAGGACAAGGAGGAGGGCAAGgaggagcggcggcggcggcagcagcggcCCCCACGCAGCAGGGAGAGGACGGCTGCCGATGAGCTGGAGGCTTTCCTGGGGGGCGGGGCCCCGGGCGGCCGCCACCCTGGGGGTGGCGATTATGAGGAGCTCTAG
- the RABL6 gene encoding rab-like protein 6 isoform X9 — translation MFSALKKLVGSEQAPGRDKNIPAGLQSMNQALQRRFAKGVQYNMKIVIRGDRNTGKTALWHRLQGRPFVEEYIPTQEIQVTSIHWSYKTTDDIVKVEVWDVVDKGKCKKRGDGLKMENDPQEAESDMALDAEFLDVYKSCNGVVMMFDITKQWTFNYILRELPKVPTHVPVCVLGNYRDMGEHRVILPDDVRDFIDNLDRPPGSSYFRYAESSMKNSFGLKYLHKFFNIPFLQLQRETLLRQLETNQLDMDATLEELSVQQETEDQNYGIFLEMMEARSRGHASPLVANGQSPSSGSQSPVVPPGAVSTGSSSPGTPQPAPQLPLNAAPPSSVPPAPPSEALPPPACPSAPAPRRSIISRLFGTSPAAEAAPPPPEPVLAAEAPAAVQSVEDFVPDDRLDRSFLEDATPARDEKKVGAKAAQQDSDSDAEALGSNPLVAGFQDDVDLEDQPRGSSPPPAGPVPSQNITLSSEEEAEVVDPPKGPAPAPQQCSEPETKWSSTPASKPRRGTAPTRAAAPPRPGGASVRTGPEKHSSTRPPAEIEPGKGEQASSSESDPEGPIAAQMLSFVMDDPDFESEASDTQRRVDEFPVRDDPSDVTDEDEALAQPPPPPKLPLPTFRLKNDSDLFGLGLEEAGPKESSEEGKEGKTPSKEKKKKKKGKEQEEKAAKKKSKHKKSKDKEEGKEERRRRQQRPPRSRERTAADELEAFLGGGAPGGRHPGGGDYEEL, via the exons TGAAAATAGTGATCCGGGGAGACAGGAACACGGGCAAGACAGCGCTGTGGCACCGCCTGCAGGGCCGGCCGTTCGTGGAGGAGTACATCCCCACGCAGGAGATCCAGGTCACCAGCATCCACTGGAGCTACAAGA CCACGGATGACATCGTGAAGGTTGAAGTCTGGGATGTGGTAGACAAAG gaaaatgcAAAAAGCGAGGCGACGGCTTAAAGATGGAGAACGACCCCCAGGAG GCGGAGTCTGACATGGCCCTGGATGCCGAGTTCCTGGACGTGTACAAGAGCTGCAACGGCGTGGTCATGATGTTTGACATCACCAAGCAGTG GACCTTCAATTATATTCTCCGGGAGCTTCCGAAAGTGCCCACCCATGTGCCAGTGTGCGTGCTGGGGAACTACCGGGACATGGGCGAGCACCGAGTCATCCTGCCGGACGACGTGCGTGACTTCATCGACAACCTGGACAG ACCTCCAGGTTCCTCCTACTTCCGCTACGCTGAGTCTTCCATGAAGAACAGCTTTGGCCTAAAGTATCTTCATAAGTTCTTCAATATCCCATTTTTGCAGCTTCAG AGGGAGACGCTACTGCGGCAGCTGGAGACAAACCAGCTGGACATGGACGCCACACTGGAGGAGCTGTCAGTGCAGCAGGAGACGGAGGACCAGAACTACGGCAT CTTCCTGGAGATGATGGAGGCTCGCAGCCGCGGCCATGCGTCCCCACTGGTGGCCAACGGGCAGAGCCCATCCTCGGGCTCCCAGTCACCGGTGGTGCCTCCAGGCGCTGTGTCCACGGGGAGCTCCAGCCCCGGCACACCCCAGCCCGCCCCACAGCTGCCCCTCAATGCCGCCCCACCATCCTCTGTGCCCCCTGCACCACCCTCAGAGGCCCTGCCGCCACCTGCGTGCCCCTCAGCCCCCGCCCCGCGGCGCAGCATCATCTCGAGGCTGTTTGGGACGTCACCTGCCGCCGAGGCAGCCCCTCCACCTCCAG AGCCAGTCCTGGCCGCCGAGGCCCCAGCAGCAGTGCAGAGCGTGGAGGACTTCGTTCCCGACGACCGCCTGGACCGCAGCTTCCTGGAAGATGCGACCCCCGCCAGGGACGAGAAGAAGGTGGGGGCCAAGGCTGCCCAGCAGGACAGCGACAG TGATGCGGAGGCCCTGGGCAGCAACCCGCTGGTGGCAGGGTTCCAGGACGATGTGGACCTCGAAGACCAGCCACGTGGGAGTTCCCCACCGCCCGCTGGTCCCGTCCCCAGTCAGAACATCACTCTTTCAAGTGAGGAGGAAGCAGAAGTGGTGGATCCCCCAAAAGGCCCTGCCCCGGCTCCCCAGCAGTGCTCAGAGCCAGAGACCAAGTG GTCCTCCACACCAGCTTCAAAGCCACGGAGGGGGACAGCTCCCACGAGGGCCGCAGCACCGCCCCGGCCAGGCGGTGCCTCTGTTCGCACAGGTCCGGAAAAGCACAGCAGCACCAGGCCCCCTGCTGAGATTGAGCCGGGGAAGGGTGAGCAGGCGTCCTCATCCGAGAGTGACCCCGAGGGGCCCATCGCTGCACAGATGCTGTCCTTTGTCATGGATGACCCCGACTTTGAGAGCGAGGCGTCAGACACACAGCGCAGGGTG GATGAGTTTCCCGTGCGAGATGACCCCTCCGATGTGACTGACGAGGACGAGGCCCTTGCTCagccgcccccgccccccaagctccctctccccaccttcaGACTGAAGAATGACTCGGACCTCTtcgggctggggctggaggaggctgGGCCCAAGGAGAGCAGCGAGGAAG GTAAGGAGGGCAAAACCCCCTctaaggagaagaagaagaagaagaaaggcaaaGAG CAGGAAGAAAAGGCTGCCAAGAAGAAGAGCAAACATAAGAAGAGCAAGGACAAGGAGGAGGGCAAGgaggagcggcggcggcggcagcagcggcCCCCACGCAGCAGGGAGAGGACGGCTGCCGATGAGCTGGAGGCTTTCCTGGGGGGCGGGGCCCCGGGCGGCCGCCACCCTGGGGGTGGCGATTATGAGGAGCTCTAG
- the RABL6 gene encoding rab-like protein 6 isoform X7, whose amino-acid sequence MFSALKKLVGSEQAPGRDKNIPAGLQSMNQALQRRFAKGVQYNMKIVIRGDRNTGKTALWHRLQGRPFVEEYIPTQEIQVTSIHWSYKTTDDIVKVEVWDVVDKGKCKKRGDGLKMENDPQEAESDMALDAEFLDVYKSCNGVVMMFDITKQWTFNYILRELPKVPTHVPVCVLGNYRDMGEHRVILPDDVRDFIDNLDRPPGSSYFRYAESSMKNSFGLKYLHKFFNIPFLQLQRETLLRQLETNQLDMDATLEELSVQQETEDQNYGIIPPHGKVHLLPSGHLCMEPPKAVPQNRSEMTFRGAEHSFLEMMEARSRGHASPLVANGQSPSSGSQSPVVPPGAVSTGSSSPGTPQPAPQLPLNAAPPSSVPPAPPSEALPPPACPSAPAPRRSIISRLFGTSPAAEAAPPPPEPVLAAEAPAAVQSVEDFVPDDRLDRSFLEDATPARDEKKVGAKAAQQDSDSDAEALGSNPLVAGFQDDVDLEDQPRGSSPPPAGPVPSQNITLSSEEEAEVVDPPKGPAPAPQQCSEPETKWSSTPASKPRRGTAPTRAAAPPRPGGASVRTGPEKHSSTRPPAEIEPGKGEQASSSESDPEGPIAAQMLSFVMDDPDFESEASDTQRRDEFPVRDDPSDVTDEDEALAQPPPPPKLPLPTFRLKNDSDLFGLGLEEAGPKESSEEGKEGKTPSKEKKKKKKGKEEEKAAKKKSKHKKSKDKEEGKEERRRRQQRPPRSRERTAADELEAFLGGGAPGGRHPGGGDYEEL is encoded by the exons TGAAAATAGTGATCCGGGGAGACAGGAACACGGGCAAGACAGCGCTGTGGCACCGCCTGCAGGGCCGGCCGTTCGTGGAGGAGTACATCCCCACGCAGGAGATCCAGGTCACCAGCATCCACTGGAGCTACAAGA CCACGGATGACATCGTGAAGGTTGAAGTCTGGGATGTGGTAGACAAAG gaaaatgcAAAAAGCGAGGCGACGGCTTAAAGATGGAGAACGACCCCCAGGAG GCGGAGTCTGACATGGCCCTGGATGCCGAGTTCCTGGACGTGTACAAGAGCTGCAACGGCGTGGTCATGATGTTTGACATCACCAAGCAGTG GACCTTCAATTATATTCTCCGGGAGCTTCCGAAAGTGCCCACCCATGTGCCAGTGTGCGTGCTGGGGAACTACCGGGACATGGGCGAGCACCGAGTCATCCTGCCGGACGACGTGCGTGACTTCATCGACAACCTGGACAG ACCTCCAGGTTCCTCCTACTTCCGCTACGCTGAGTCTTCCATGAAGAACAGCTTTGGCCTAAAGTATCTTCATAAGTTCTTCAATATCCCATTTTTGCAGCTTCAG AGGGAGACGCTACTGCGGCAGCTGGAGACAAACCAGCTGGACATGGACGCCACACTGGAGGAGCTGTCAGTGCAGCAGGAGACGGAGGACCAGAACTACGGCAT AATCCCCCCTCACGGGAAGGTCCACTTGCTGCCATCTGGCCACCTCTGCATGGAGCCCCCAAAGGCTGTGCCTCAGAACAGATCCGAAATGACTTTCCGGGGAGCTGAACACAG CTTCCTGGAGATGATGGAGGCTCGCAGCCGCGGCCATGCGTCCCCACTGGTGGCCAACGGGCAGAGCCCATCCTCGGGCTCCCAGTCACCGGTGGTGCCTCCAGGCGCTGTGTCCACGGGGAGCTCCAGCCCCGGCACACCCCAGCCCGCCCCACAGCTGCCCCTCAATGCCGCCCCACCATCCTCTGTGCCCCCTGCACCACCCTCAGAGGCCCTGCCGCCACCTGCGTGCCCCTCAGCCCCCGCCCCGCGGCGCAGCATCATCTCGAGGCTGTTTGGGACGTCACCTGCCGCCGAGGCAGCCCCTCCACCTCCAG AGCCAGTCCTGGCCGCCGAGGCCCCAGCAGCAGTGCAGAGCGTGGAGGACTTCGTTCCCGACGACCGCCTGGACCGCAGCTTCCTGGAAGATGCGACCCCCGCCAGGGACGAGAAGAAGGTGGGGGCCAAGGCTGCCCAGCAGGACAGCGACAG TGATGCGGAGGCCCTGGGCAGCAACCCGCTGGTGGCAGGGTTCCAGGACGATGTGGACCTCGAAGACCAGCCACGTGGGAGTTCCCCACCGCCCGCTGGTCCCGTCCCCAGTCAGAACATCACTCTTTCAAGTGAGGAGGAAGCAGAAGTGGTGGATCCCCCAAAAGGCCCTGCCCCGGCTCCCCAGCAGTGCTCAGAGCCAGAGACCAAGTG GTCCTCCACACCAGCTTCAAAGCCACGGAGGGGGACAGCTCCCACGAGGGCCGCAGCACCGCCCCGGCCAGGCGGTGCCTCTGTTCGCACAGGTCCGGAAAAGCACAGCAGCACCAGGCCCCCTGCTGAGATTGAGCCGGGGAAGGGTGAGCAGGCGTCCTCATCCGAGAGTGACCCCGAGGGGCCCATCGCTGCACAGATGCTGTCCTTTGTCATGGATGACCCCGACTTTGAGAGCGAGGCGTCAGACACACAGCGCAGG GATGAGTTTCCCGTGCGAGATGACCCCTCCGATGTGACTGACGAGGACGAGGCCCTTGCTCagccgcccccgccccccaagctccctctccccaccttcaGACTGAAGAATGACTCGGACCTCTtcgggctggggctggaggaggctgGGCCCAAGGAGAGCAGCGAGGAAG GTAAGGAGGGCAAAACCCCCTctaaggagaagaagaagaagaagaaaggcaaaGAG GAAGAAAAGGCTGCCAAGAAGAAGAGCAAACATAAGAAGAGCAAGGACAAGGAGGAGGGCAAGgaggagcggcggcggcggcagcagcggcCCCCACGCAGCAGGGAGAGGACGGCTGCCGATGAGCTGGAGGCTTTCCTGGGGGGCGGGGCCCCGGGCGGCCGCCACCCTGGGGGTGGCGATTATGAGGAGCTCTAG
- the RABL6 gene encoding rab-like protein 6 isoform X10 produces the protein MFSALKKLVGSEQAPGRDKNIPAGLQSMNQALQRRFAKGVQYNMKIVIRGDRNTGKTALWHRLQGRPFVEEYIPTQEIQVTSIHWSYKTTDDIVKVEVWDVVDKGKCKKRGDGLKMENDPQEAESDMALDAEFLDVYKSCNGVVMMFDITKQWTFNYILRELPKVPTHVPVCVLGNYRDMGEHRVILPDDVRDFIDNLDSRPPGSSYFRYAESSMKNSFGLKYLHKFFNIPFLQLQRETLLRQLETNQLDMDATLEELSVQQETEDQNYGIFLEMMEARSRGHASPLVANGQSPSSGSQSPVVPPGAVSTGSSSPGTPQPAPQLPLNAAPPSSVPPAPPSEALPPPACPSAPAPRRSIISRLFGTSPAAEAAPPPPEPVLAAEAPAAVQSVEDFVPDDRLDRSFLEDATPARDEKKVGAKAAQQDSDSDAEALGSNPLVAGFQDDVDLEDQPRGSSPPPAGPVPSQNITLSSEEEAEVVDPPKGPAPAPQQCSEPETKWSSTPASKPRRGTAPTRAAAPPRPGGASVRTGPEKHSSTRPPAEIEPGKGEQASSSESDPEGPIAAQMLSFVMDDPDFESEASDTQRRDEFPVRDDPSDVTDEDEALAQPPPPPKLPLPTFRLKNDSDLFGLGLEEAGPKESSEEGKEGKTPSKEKKKKKKGKEQEEKAAKKKSKHKKSKDKEEGKEERRRRQQRPPRSRERTAADELEAFLGGGAPGGRHPGGGDYEEL, from the exons TGAAAATAGTGATCCGGGGAGACAGGAACACGGGCAAGACAGCGCTGTGGCACCGCCTGCAGGGCCGGCCGTTCGTGGAGGAGTACATCCCCACGCAGGAGATCCAGGTCACCAGCATCCACTGGAGCTACAAGA CCACGGATGACATCGTGAAGGTTGAAGTCTGGGATGTGGTAGACAAAG gaaaatgcAAAAAGCGAGGCGACGGCTTAAAGATGGAGAACGACCCCCAGGAG GCGGAGTCTGACATGGCCCTGGATGCCGAGTTCCTGGACGTGTACAAGAGCTGCAACGGCGTGGTCATGATGTTTGACATCACCAAGCAGTG GACCTTCAATTATATTCTCCGGGAGCTTCCGAAAGTGCCCACCCATGTGCCAGTGTGCGTGCTGGGGAACTACCGGGACATGGGCGAGCACCGAGTCATCCTGCCGGACGACGTGCGTGACTTCATCGACAACCTGGACAG CAGACCTCCAGGTTCCTCCTACTTCCGCTACGCTGAGTCTTCCATGAAGAACAGCTTTGGCCTAAAGTATCTTCATAAGTTCTTCAATATCCCATTTTTGCAGCTTCAG AGGGAGACGCTACTGCGGCAGCTGGAGACAAACCAGCTGGACATGGACGCCACACTGGAGGAGCTGTCAGTGCAGCAGGAGACGGAGGACCAGAACTACGGCAT CTTCCTGGAGATGATGGAGGCTCGCAGCCGCGGCCATGCGTCCCCACTGGTGGCCAACGGGCAGAGCCCATCCTCGGGCTCCCAGTCACCGGTGGTGCCTCCAGGCGCTGTGTCCACGGGGAGCTCCAGCCCCGGCACACCCCAGCCCGCCCCACAGCTGCCCCTCAATGCCGCCCCACCATCCTCTGTGCCCCCTGCACCACCCTCAGAGGCCCTGCCGCCACCTGCGTGCCCCTCAGCCCCCGCCCCGCGGCGCAGCATCATCTCGAGGCTGTTTGGGACGTCACCTGCCGCCGAGGCAGCCCCTCCACCTCCAG AGCCAGTCCTGGCCGCCGAGGCCCCAGCAGCAGTGCAGAGCGTGGAGGACTTCGTTCCCGACGACCGCCTGGACCGCAGCTTCCTGGAAGATGCGACCCCCGCCAGGGACGAGAAGAAGGTGGGGGCCAAGGCTGCCCAGCAGGACAGCGACAG TGATGCGGAGGCCCTGGGCAGCAACCCGCTGGTGGCAGGGTTCCAGGACGATGTGGACCTCGAAGACCAGCCACGTGGGAGTTCCCCACCGCCCGCTGGTCCCGTCCCCAGTCAGAACATCACTCTTTCAAGTGAGGAGGAAGCAGAAGTGGTGGATCCCCCAAAAGGCCCTGCCCCGGCTCCCCAGCAGTGCTCAGAGCCAGAGACCAAGTG GTCCTCCACACCAGCTTCAAAGCCACGGAGGGGGACAGCTCCCACGAGGGCCGCAGCACCGCCCCGGCCAGGCGGTGCCTCTGTTCGCACAGGTCCGGAAAAGCACAGCAGCACCAGGCCCCCTGCTGAGATTGAGCCGGGGAAGGGTGAGCAGGCGTCCTCATCCGAGAGTGACCCCGAGGGGCCCATCGCTGCACAGATGCTGTCCTTTGTCATGGATGACCCCGACTTTGAGAGCGAGGCGTCAGACACACAGCGCAGG GATGAGTTTCCCGTGCGAGATGACCCCTCCGATGTGACTGACGAGGACGAGGCCCTTGCTCagccgcccccgccccccaagctccctctccccaccttcaGACTGAAGAATGACTCGGACCTCTtcgggctggggctggaggaggctgGGCCCAAGGAGAGCAGCGAGGAAG GTAAGGAGGGCAAAACCCCCTctaaggagaagaagaagaagaagaaaggcaaaGAG CAGGAAGAAAAGGCTGCCAAGAAGAAGAGCAAACATAAGAAGAGCAAGGACAAGGAGGAGGGCAAGgaggagcggcggcggcggcagcagcggcCCCCACGCAGCAGGGAGAGGACGGCTGCCGATGAGCTGGAGGCTTTCCTGGGGGGCGGGGCCCCGGGCGGCCGCCACCCTGGGGGTGGCGATTATGAGGAGCTCTAG
- the RABL6 gene encoding rab-like protein 6 isoform X11, translating to MFSALKKLVGSEQAPGRDKNIPAGLQSMNQALQRRFAKGVQYNMKIVIRGDRNTGKTALWHRLQGRPFVEEYIPTQEIQVTSIHWSYKTTDDIVKVEVWDVVDKGKCKKRGDGLKMENDPQEAESDMALDAEFLDVYKSCNGVVMMFDITKQWTFNYILRELPKVPTHVPVCVLGNYRDMGEHRVILPDDVRDFIDNLDSRPPGSSYFRYAESSMKNSFGLKYLHKFFNIPFLQLQRETLLRQLETNQLDMDATLEELSVQQETEDQNYGIFLEMMEARSRGHASPLVANGQSPSSGSQSPVVPPGAVSTGSSSPGTPQPAPQLPLNAAPPSSVPPAPPSEALPPPACPSAPAPRRSIISRLFGTSPAAEAAPPPPEPVLAAEAPAAVQSVEDFVPDDRLDRSFLEDATPARDEKKVGAKAAQQDSDSDAEALGSNPLVAGFQDDVDLEDQPRGSSPPPAGPVPSQNITLSSEEEAEVVDPPKGPAPAPQQCSEPETKWSSTPASKPRRGTAPTRAAAPPRPGGASVRTGPEKHSSTRPPAEIEPGKGEQASSSESDPEGPIAAQMLSFVMDDPDFESEASDTQRRVDEFPVRDDPSDVTDEDEALAQPPPPPKLPLPTFRLKNDSDLFGLGLEEAGPKESSEEGKEGKTPSKEKKKKKKGKEEEKAAKKKSKHKKSKDKEEGKEERRRRQQRPPRSRERTAADELEAFLGGGAPGGRHPGGGDYEEL from the exons TGAAAATAGTGATCCGGGGAGACAGGAACACGGGCAAGACAGCGCTGTGGCACCGCCTGCAGGGCCGGCCGTTCGTGGAGGAGTACATCCCCACGCAGGAGATCCAGGTCACCAGCATCCACTGGAGCTACAAGA CCACGGATGACATCGTGAAGGTTGAAGTCTGGGATGTGGTAGACAAAG gaaaatgcAAAAAGCGAGGCGACGGCTTAAAGATGGAGAACGACCCCCAGGAG GCGGAGTCTGACATGGCCCTGGATGCCGAGTTCCTGGACGTGTACAAGAGCTGCAACGGCGTGGTCATGATGTTTGACATCACCAAGCAGTG GACCTTCAATTATATTCTCCGGGAGCTTCCGAAAGTGCCCACCCATGTGCCAGTGTGCGTGCTGGGGAACTACCGGGACATGGGCGAGCACCGAGTCATCCTGCCGGACGACGTGCGTGACTTCATCGACAACCTGGACAG CAGACCTCCAGGTTCCTCCTACTTCCGCTACGCTGAGTCTTCCATGAAGAACAGCTTTGGCCTAAAGTATCTTCATAAGTTCTTCAATATCCCATTTTTGCAGCTTCAG AGGGAGACGCTACTGCGGCAGCTGGAGACAAACCAGCTGGACATGGACGCCACACTGGAGGAGCTGTCAGTGCAGCAGGAGACGGAGGACCAGAACTACGGCAT CTTCCTGGAGATGATGGAGGCTCGCAGCCGCGGCCATGCGTCCCCACTGGTGGCCAACGGGCAGAGCCCATCCTCGGGCTCCCAGTCACCGGTGGTGCCTCCAGGCGCTGTGTCCACGGGGAGCTCCAGCCCCGGCACACCCCAGCCCGCCCCACAGCTGCCCCTCAATGCCGCCCCACCATCCTCTGTGCCCCCTGCACCACCCTCAGAGGCCCTGCCGCCACCTGCGTGCCCCTCAGCCCCCGCCCCGCGGCGCAGCATCATCTCGAGGCTGTTTGGGACGTCACCTGCCGCCGAGGCAGCCCCTCCACCTCCAG AGCCAGTCCTGGCCGCCGAGGCCCCAGCAGCAGTGCAGAGCGTGGAGGACTTCGTTCCCGACGACCGCCTGGACCGCAGCTTCCTGGAAGATGCGACCCCCGCCAGGGACGAGAAGAAGGTGGGGGCCAAGGCTGCCCAGCAGGACAGCGACAG TGATGCGGAGGCCCTGGGCAGCAACCCGCTGGTGGCAGGGTTCCAGGACGATGTGGACCTCGAAGACCAGCCACGTGGGAGTTCCCCACCGCCCGCTGGTCCCGTCCCCAGTCAGAACATCACTCTTTCAAGTGAGGAGGAAGCAGAAGTGGTGGATCCCCCAAAAGGCCCTGCCCCGGCTCCCCAGCAGTGCTCAGAGCCAGAGACCAAGTG GTCCTCCACACCAGCTTCAAAGCCACGGAGGGGGACAGCTCCCACGAGGGCCGCAGCACCGCCCCGGCCAGGCGGTGCCTCTGTTCGCACAGGTCCGGAAAAGCACAGCAGCACCAGGCCCCCTGCTGAGATTGAGCCGGGGAAGGGTGAGCAGGCGTCCTCATCCGAGAGTGACCCCGAGGGGCCCATCGCTGCACAGATGCTGTCCTTTGTCATGGATGACCCCGACTTTGAGAGCGAGGCGTCAGACACACAGCGCAGGGTG GATGAGTTTCCCGTGCGAGATGACCCCTCCGATGTGACTGACGAGGACGAGGCCCTTGCTCagccgcccccgccccccaagctccctctccccaccttcaGACTGAAGAATGACTCGGACCTCTtcgggctggggctggaggaggctgGGCCCAAGGAGAGCAGCGAGGAAG GTAAGGAGGGCAAAACCCCCTctaaggagaagaagaagaagaagaaaggcaaaGAG GAAGAAAAGGCTGCCAAGAAGAAGAGCAAACATAAGAAGAGCAAGGACAAGGAGGAGGGCAAGgaggagcggcggcggcggcagcagcggcCCCCACGCAGCAGGGAGAGGACGGCTGCCGATGAGCTGGAGGCTTTCCTGGGGGGCGGGGCCCCGGGCGGCCGCCACCCTGGGGGTGGCGATTATGAGGAGCTCTAG